In a single window of the Dinghuibacter silviterrae genome:
- a CDS encoding HepT-like ribonuclease domain-containing protein, with translation MSERDTPSLLQDILEAIGNIKAFTQGLTLDTYKSDLKTKHAVERNFAIIGEAVARIDASYKSLHSDIDWRQVKDFRNILVHDYFGIDDAIVWEIIQMDLNMLDAQIRGLLL, from the coding sequence ATGTCTGAAAGAGATACGCCGTCACTTCTACAAGACATTCTGGAAGCCATTGGAAATATCAAGGCATTTACTCAAGGGCTAACGCTTGACACGTACAAGTCAGACTTAAAAACCAAGCATGCTGTAGAGCGAAACTTTGCCATTATTGGGGAAGCTGTGGCCAGAATCGATGCATCCTACAAATCCCTTCATTCAGACATCGACTGGCGTCAGGTTAAAGATTTCCGGAATATCCTTGTTCACGACTATTTTGGCATCGATGATGCCATCGTTTGGGAGATTATTCAGATGGATCTAAATATGCTGGATGCGCAGATTCGCGGTTTATTGCTATGA
- a CDS encoding glycoside hydrolase family protein yields the protein MKKRIVGVLILVCIFCLPVGSRPVQEQPQDLILGVNAAIASMSVSQQNAILAQLHAAGVRYIRSGILPDDRSVDFARRAQAQGIGIDWLVELQYRPGAPSRPWPNAFSVWGGPPLSAADPDQFRKYFEPLLAKLDAAGVTLAGFELGNEINSPMFNADFSLPAENPNQSKEFNLWDLSHDPEARQVAKGYLQYLKLLAVIKDVRSRSKLNRHTLIVSAGLVFNEAPDAPRKARLDAVSAAATLDFMRAGGLDTLVDVYGVHTYPWTDNPGNPSAAAGRRDRLQKYVLSVTRPPGSAGGKPCWITEWGIPNHDTSCPPRETDQIALVNETRSNLRPYIAQKRVLGLFYYAWLDPREGFAIYRCGHLTETGRLALAPF from the coding sequence ATGAAAAAACGCATCGTTGGTGTTCTTATTTTAGTTTGTATCTTCTGCCTGCCCGTCGGATCCCGGCCTGTGCAAGAGCAGCCGCAGGATCTGATCCTCGGTGTGAATGCTGCTATCGCTTCCATGAGCGTATCGCAGCAGAATGCCATTCTTGCTCAGCTGCACGCTGCCGGCGTTCGTTACATCCGGTCGGGCATCCTGCCTGATGATAGGAGTGTCGACTTTGCCCGGCGCGCTCAGGCGCAGGGTATTGGAATCGACTGGCTGGTCGAGTTGCAATATCGGCCGGGTGCGCCCAGCCGGCCGTGGCCCAATGCGTTTAGCGTGTGGGGCGGACCTCCCCTCTCTGCGGCCGATCCGGATCAATTCCGCAAGTACTTCGAGCCGCTGCTCGCAAAGCTCGATGCTGCCGGCGTCACACTGGCCGGCTTCGAACTGGGAAACGAAATCAACTCCCCCATGTTCAATGCGGATTTCAGCCTGCCTGCTGAAAACCCCAACCAGTCCAAAGAATTCAACCTTTGGGATCTTTCTCATGACCCCGAAGCCAGGCAGGTGGCAAAGGGCTACCTGCAATATCTCAAGCTGCTGGCGGTCATCAAGGATGTACGCTCCCGATCAAAGCTCAACCGGCATACGTTGATCGTCAGCGCGGGCCTGGTGTTCAACGAGGCTCCGGACGCTCCCCGTAAAGCGCGGCTGGACGCCGTCAGCGCAGCCGCGACCCTTGATTTCATGCGCGCCGGCGGTCTGGACACGCTCGTAGATGTCTATGGTGTGCACACTTACCCCTGGACGGACAACCCGGGAAATCCGAGCGCCGCGGCGGGACGCCGGGATCGATTGCAGAAATATGTCCTGTCGGTGACCCGGCCACCAGGCAGTGCCGGCGGCAAGCCCTGCTGGATTACCGAATGGGGCATCCCCAATCATGATACCTCCTGTCCTCCCCGCGAAACGGATCAGATCGCTCTCGTGAATGAGACCCGGTCCAACCTCCGGCCATATATCGCGCAGAAGCGGGTCCTTGGCCTCTTCTACTATGCATGGCTCGACCCCCGCGAAGGCTTCGCCATCTACCGGTGTGGTCATTTGACGGAAACCGGGCGACTGGCGCTAGCGCCCTTCTAG
- a CDS encoding nucleotidyltransferase family protein, which yields MYNKDQILSILSAKKPDLQTRYPISELGLFGSYARGDNNSASDIDILVDFNGPIGIRFIRLAHELEDLFNQKVDLISRKGIKPRYMPFVEKNLIHV from the coding sequence GTGTACAACAAGGATCAAATATTGTCCATTCTGAGTGCCAAGAAGCCTGACCTCCAGACGCGCTATCCCATTAGCGAACTCGGGCTTTTTGGGTCCTATGCCCGAGGGGACAATAACAGTGCAAGCGACATTGACATCCTGGTTGACTTCAATGGCCCCATAGGTATCCGGTTTATCCGACTTGCCCATGAGCTGGAGGATCTTTTTAACCAGAAGGTCGATCTTATTTCCCGTAAAGGCATTAAGCCCCGATATATGCCTTTCGTCGAGAAAAACCTGATTCATGTCTGA
- a CDS encoding 6-phosphogluconolactonase: MTITIARNEQEFDQMAAWRIIAQMLEKPDAVIGLSTGQTTMEMHRIVSAIHTAYPFDVSRITLFNVDELTNLPRSYAGSCYTMIQNQIAGPLGIPPENFIMPPTLSDDFEAECLLFEQRLASRGGADLQMLGIGLNGHIGINQPGTPFERETWVSPMDPDFEARVRRETQVPDHVVLGGLTRGIKNIMHTRKLILIAKGAHKAEIIQKAILGPVTTDIPASVVQLHPNCEILVDAAAGARIAHRLS, translated from the coding sequence ATGACAATCACCATTGCCAGGAACGAACAGGAATTTGATCAAATGGCCGCATGGCGCATCATTGCCCAAATGCTCGAAAAACCCGATGCCGTCATAGGGCTGTCCACCGGTCAAACCACCATGGAGATGCACCGGATCGTGTCCGCCATTCATACCGCATACCCCTTCGACGTCTCCCGGATCACCCTTTTCAATGTCGATGAATTGACCAACCTCCCAAGATCGTATGCCGGCAGTTGTTATACCATGATCCAGAACCAGATTGCCGGGCCCCTGGGCATCCCTCCGGAAAATTTTATTATGCCCCCTACCCTGTCGGATGATTTTGAAGCAGAATGTCTGCTCTTTGAGCAACGCCTCGCCTCCCGGGGCGGTGCCGACCTCCAGATGCTCGGTATCGGGCTCAACGGCCATATCGGCATCAACCAGCCCGGCACTCCATTTGAGCGCGAGACATGGGTGTCGCCGATGGACCCCGACTTCGAAGCGAGGGTCCGCAGGGAGACGCAGGTACCCGACCACGTCGTCCTGGGCGGCCTGACGCGGGGCATAAAGAACATCATGCACACACGGAAACTGATATTGATCGCCAAGGGCGCCCACAAAGCGGAGATCATCCAAAAAGCCATCCTGGGGCCGGTGACTACGGATATACCGGCCTCTGTCGTTCAGTTGCATCCGAATTGCGAGATCCTGGTCGATGCGGCAGCAGGAGCGAGGATCGCTCACCGCCTGTCATAG
- a CDS encoding alpha-L-fucosidase, whose product MTRKFFAKLSLSLSFIGLVSLRAVAQVPEPAQVGLPSADALHTLQQQFEDLRFGMFIHFGMPTYMNQDWPDPDAPASLVNPTKLDCNQWAKAAKSAGMTYGCITTKHHSGFCIWDTKTTDYSIMSSPCKRDVVGEFAKAFRAQGLKVFLYYSILDTHHKIRPGFITRKDVDMIKAQLTELLTNYGPITALIIDGWDAPWSRISYDEVPFEEVYRLIKSLQPDCLVMDLNSAKYPAEALLYTDIKSYELGAGQRISKSSNRLPALTCLPLQENWFWKTDFPTKPVKDPQKLVNDLIVPLNNAWCNFILNVAPNTDGLMDDNAVEALASIGRLWKNQGPVSPVPAGPYPVISPNIAKHQPAEGSWSDDMNIMDFGNDDDFRSAWQSNPTVKAPWYQVDFGKDRSFNTIVLTEAEAHTSHYRFEYCENGVWHPLLTGDQKGRVKIHRFDRVWGDKVRVWLDVFDAPPAIAELGVFDERR is encoded by the coding sequence ATGACCCGGAAATTCTTCGCAAAATTATCTCTCTCCCTTAGCTTCATCGGTCTAGTTTCCCTTCGGGCGGTGGCACAAGTGCCTGAGCCCGCCCAGGTAGGCTTGCCCTCAGCGGATGCCCTACACACCCTCCAACAGCAATTTGAAGACCTGCGTTTCGGGATGTTCATTCACTTCGGGATGCCCACCTATATGAACCAGGACTGGCCGGACCCGGATGCACCTGCATCCCTGGTCAACCCCACCAAACTCGATTGCAACCAGTGGGCAAAAGCCGCGAAATCCGCCGGCATGACCTACGGCTGTATCACCACCAAGCACCACAGCGGTTTTTGCATCTGGGATACCAAGACCACCGACTACAGCATCATGAGCAGCCCGTGCAAAAGGGACGTTGTGGGCGAATTTGCGAAGGCCTTCCGGGCCCAGGGGCTAAAGGTGTTTTTGTACTATTCCATCCTGGATACCCACCACAAAATACGCCCGGGTTTTATCACCCGAAAAGACGTGGACATGATCAAGGCCCAGCTGACGGAGTTGCTGACCAACTACGGCCCCATTACCGCCCTGATCATAGACGGATGGGATGCCCCCTGGTCGCGGATCTCTTATGACGAGGTGCCTTTCGAGGAGGTCTACCGGCTCATCAAGTCCTTGCAACCCGACTGTCTGGTGATGGACCTCAATTCCGCGAAATACCCCGCGGAGGCCCTCTTGTACACAGACATTAAATCCTATGAACTCGGCGCCGGTCAGCGGATCTCGAAAAGCTCGAACCGCCTTCCAGCCCTGACCTGTCTGCCCCTTCAGGAGAACTGGTTTTGGAAGACGGACTTCCCCACCAAGCCCGTCAAGGACCCGCAAAAACTCGTCAATGACCTTATCGTCCCGCTGAACAATGCCTGGTGCAACTTCATCCTCAATGTCGCGCCCAACACGGACGGCCTGATGGATGACAATGCAGTGGAAGCCCTGGCGTCCATTGGGCGCCTGTGGAAGAACCAGGGGCCCGTCTCCCCGGTGCCGGCCGGTCCCTATCCCGTCATTTCACCCAACATTGCCAAGCATCAACCGGCCGAAGGAAGTTGGAGCGATGACATGAACATCATGGATTTCGGGAACGACGACGATTTCCGGAGTGCATGGCAATCCAATCCGACCGTGAAGGCGCCCTGGTACCAGGTTGATTTTGGCAAGGACAGGTCGTTTAACACGATCGTCCTGACGGAAGCGGAGGCGCATACTTCGCACTATCGTTTTGAATACTGTGAGAATGGGGTGTGGCATCCGCTGCTCACGGGGGACCAGAAGGGGAGGGTGAAGATTCACCGGTTTGACCGGGTGTGGGGGGATAAGGTGAGGGTTTGGCTGGATGTGTTTGATGCGCCGCCGGCTATTGCGGAGCTGGGGGTGTTTGATGAGCGGAGATAG
- the ptsP gene encoding phosphoenolpyruvate--protein phosphotransferase, with product MKGIGVSPGISIGRAYVVASHTMARTGIVLTSDQAVQEEVVLFHQAVEASIHEVKAIIANVNSAIPEEGLAILEMQVELLDDPQLATDVTTKIGRDRKSAHDAVVEAIQEAVQLLKNTDDDYFRARAADVQDIGQRILQHIDGPGNAGPRTFDAGTILIAEDLSPSDTILIDTSRIRGFATNAGGKTSHTAIIALSRGIPAVVGCGDDLAGIANNDLILLDGETGLILVNPSQDQVDEYQQKNAAFTEKQRLLQSLKNIPATTTDGITIRLMANIGREEDMAPALEHGAEGVGLLRTELLFLGKDAFPTEDEQFEYYKWIALLSKNKPVTIRTLDIGGDKQLPYFPLPEEQNPVLGYRAIRIGLDQKDILRTQLRAILRASAFGRLRILLPMISGVQEVRAVKEILAAEKKEVTGFDPHIPLGIMIEIPSAAIMADLLAKEVDFFSIGTNDLCQYTLAVDRMNERVKGLYDPYNPAVLRLISYTIGQAHAHNIGVCLCGELASDPLATLLLAGMGLEEFSMNAGSIPLIKNIILHSSRSEAVAVFKKVMTMDNSRDIVHYLEEVNR from the coding sequence TCGTCGCGAGTCATACCATGGCCCGGACCGGCATCGTATTGACCTCCGACCAAGCCGTACAGGAAGAGGTCGTGCTGTTCCACCAGGCAGTAGAGGCATCCATCCATGAAGTGAAGGCCATTATTGCCAATGTCAATTCGGCCATCCCTGAAGAAGGCCTTGCCATTTTAGAGATGCAGGTTGAATTGCTGGATGACCCTCAATTGGCAACGGATGTGACCACCAAAATAGGCCGGGACCGGAAAAGCGCGCACGATGCCGTCGTAGAGGCCATCCAGGAAGCCGTCCAGTTGCTAAAAAATACGGATGATGATTACTTCCGGGCAAGGGCGGCCGATGTGCAGGATATCGGTCAGCGGATCCTTCAGCATATAGACGGCCCCGGGAATGCCGGTCCCCGTACATTCGACGCCGGCACCATCCTTATTGCCGAGGACCTCTCCCCTTCGGACACCATTTTGATAGATACCAGCCGGATCCGTGGGTTTGCCACCAATGCCGGCGGGAAAACGTCCCATACGGCCATTATTGCCTTGTCCAGGGGCATACCCGCCGTCGTCGGCTGCGGTGATGACCTCGCGGGTATCGCCAACAATGACCTCATCCTGCTGGACGGGGAGACCGGTCTTATTCTGGTCAATCCCAGCCAGGACCAGGTAGACGAATACCAACAAAAAAATGCCGCTTTTACCGAGAAACAACGGCTGTTGCAATCCCTGAAAAATATCCCGGCTACGACCACCGATGGGATCACCATACGCCTGATGGCCAATATCGGACGGGAAGAAGATATGGCCCCCGCACTTGAACACGGCGCGGAAGGCGTCGGACTTTTACGGACCGAGCTGCTCTTCCTGGGCAAGGACGCTTTCCCGACGGAAGACGAGCAATTCGAGTACTATAAATGGATCGCACTGCTGTCAAAAAACAAACCCGTTACGATTCGGACCCTCGATATCGGAGGGGATAAGCAGTTGCCTTATTTTCCGTTGCCGGAAGAGCAGAACCCCGTGCTGGGGTACCGGGCCATCCGGATCGGTCTTGACCAAAAGGATATTTTACGCACCCAGCTGAGGGCCATTTTAAGGGCCAGCGCGTTTGGCCGGCTCCGTATCCTGCTGCCCATGATTTCGGGCGTACAGGAGGTCCGGGCGGTCAAAGAGATCCTGGCGGCGGAAAAAAAGGAAGTTACCGGGTTTGATCCCCATATCCCTTTGGGTATCATGATCGAGATCCCTTCCGCTGCGATCATGGCCGACCTGCTCGCCAAAGAAGTGGATTTCTTCAGTATCGGCACCAACGACCTCTGCCAATATACATTGGCCGTGGACCGGATGAATGAACGGGTCAAGGGTCTTTACGATCCTTATAACCCGGCCGTATTAAGGCTCATCAGTTACACCATCGGGCAGGCCCATGCACACAACATCGGCGTTTGTCTTTGCGGAGAGCTGGCATCCGACCCTTTGGCCACCTTGCTGCTGGCTGGGATGGGCCTGGAAGAGTTCTCCATGAACGCAGGGTCCATCCCACTGATCAAAAATATCATCCTGCATTCCAGCCGTTCCGAGGCTGTTGCCGTATTCAAAAAAGTAATGACCATGGATAATTCAAGGGACATCGTCCACTATTTAGAGGAGGTAAACCGATGA
- a CDS encoding MutS-related protein — protein sequence MRFTTDQQTLDDLSLFGKRGGASVYALFNRTVTLGGAKVLEDMFRYPLSDAEAINRRVGLIRYLSGVAFPFRSDLFDAVEPYLANTDERTKLSGEERSLGERLTNAVGADMEFKAIQKGVGALLELLHGLKAFAGSNPYPGLDALLTNPALEPVFSAGSKLPYAKIAALDLLLRFRHRALVLDLLKQLYYLDVYIAVGKAALDLGFVFPTALPASAGSVRLEAVYHPLLKNAVPNSLEITPENNVLFLTGANMAGKSTFMKTLGIALFLAHMGFPVPALKMEFSVLDGIYTTINLPDNLGMGASHFYAEVLRVKKVAHELYRSRNLFVIFDELFRGTNVKDAYEATIAITEAFAGKRNSIFVISTHIVEAAEVLGRRCNNVRFVYLPTRMNGHTPVYTYTLEEGVTADRHGMVIIHNERIFDVLKTPASPGSTKKGFIADKQTLDDLNLPGRYKPHSIYSLFNKVQTVGGERLLDHLFRQPLSDPDAINRRSAVFRHFADLALRFPFDKEALTLVEDYLGGAQGNALTARVGALRKRITAAIMRDEAYHVLKTGVGAVVRVLEVLTKFLPLLPEEGPFGEEVRFLKEILADKRLAALSLTRLGSLDHLFRNVLRPELEKLLQCIYALDVNIAVGNVAREKGFSYAKALPKECRTFNATALRHPGIDKAVANPLSLDGENNMLFLTGANMAGKSTFMKSFGIAVYLGHIGFPVAAENMVFSVRDGLYSSINVPDNLSLGYSHFYAEVLRVKQVAEEVSAGKDLVVIFDELFKGTNVKDAYDATLAVTEALSAYRNCLFLISTHITEVGETLGQRLDNLRFVYLPTQMDGPIPRYTYRLEPGISADRHGMLIIENEQILNLIT from the coding sequence ATGCGATTTACTACGGACCAGCAGACCCTGGACGACCTCAGCCTCTTTGGCAAACGGGGCGGGGCCTCCGTATATGCGTTGTTTAACCGTACGGTCACCCTGGGCGGTGCCAAGGTGCTGGAGGACATGTTTCGTTATCCCTTGTCGGACGCGGAGGCCATCAACCGTCGCGTGGGTTTGATCCGGTACCTGTCAGGCGTGGCATTTCCCTTTCGAAGCGATTTGTTCGACGCGGTGGAACCGTACCTGGCGAACACCGACGAGCGGACAAAATTATCCGGAGAAGAACGCAGCCTGGGAGAACGCCTGACCAACGCGGTCGGGGCGGACATGGAGTTCAAGGCCATTCAAAAGGGGGTAGGAGCCTTGCTGGAGCTCCTTCATGGACTAAAAGCCTTTGCCGGTTCGAACCCGTATCCCGGGTTGGACGCGCTGTTGACGAATCCGGCCCTCGAACCGGTGTTCTCCGCCGGGAGCAAACTTCCTTATGCAAAGATCGCCGCACTCGACCTGCTGCTGCGGTTCAGGCACCGTGCACTCGTCCTGGACTTGCTCAAACAGCTTTATTACCTCGACGTGTACATCGCGGTGGGAAAAGCAGCCCTCGACCTGGGTTTCGTCTTTCCCACCGCACTGCCTGCTTCCGCGGGCAGCGTCCGGTTGGAGGCGGTTTATCACCCCTTGCTCAAAAACGCAGTACCCAATTCCCTGGAGATCACACCGGAAAACAATGTCCTCTTTTTAACGGGCGCCAACATGGCGGGCAAGTCCACCTTTATGAAAACCCTGGGCATCGCACTCTTCCTTGCGCACATGGGATTTCCCGTGCCCGCTCTTAAGATGGAATTTTCGGTCCTGGACGGCATCTATACCACCATCAACCTCCCGGATAACCTGGGGATGGGGGCCAGCCACTTTTATGCCGAGGTCCTTCGCGTCAAAAAGGTAGCGCATGAATTATACCGTTCCCGGAACCTCTTTGTCATCTTTGACGAACTGTTCCGGGGGACCAACGTAAAGGATGCGTATGAAGCGACCATTGCCATCACCGAGGCCTTTGCCGGGAAACGGAACAGCATTTTCGTGATCTCCACCCATATCGTCGAGGCGGCCGAAGTGCTGGGCAGGCGCTGTAACAACGTCCGCTTCGTCTACCTGCCGACGCGGATGAACGGCCACACGCCGGTATATACCTATACCCTGGAAGAAGGCGTAACCGCCGACCGGCATGGAATGGTCATTATTCACAACGAAAGGATTTTCGATGTGCTGAAGACGCCCGCCTCCCCGGGCTCAACCAAAAAAGGCTTTATCGCGGACAAACAAACCCTGGATGATTTGAACCTGCCCGGCAGGTACAAACCGCATTCGATATACAGTCTTTTTAACAAGGTACAAACGGTGGGGGGAGAACGGCTGCTGGACCACCTGTTCCGGCAACCCTTGTCCGACCCGGACGCCATCAACCGGCGAAGCGCTGTCTTCCGGCACTTTGCGGACCTGGCCCTGCGCTTTCCTTTTGACAAAGAAGCATTGACCCTCGTGGAAGACTACCTGGGCGGTGCCCAAGGAAATGCGCTGACTGCAAGGGTAGGGGCGCTCAGGAAAAGGATAACCGCCGCCATCATGCGGGACGAAGCCTATCACGTGTTAAAGACAGGCGTGGGTGCCGTCGTCAGGGTTTTAGAGGTGTTGACAAAATTTTTGCCGCTATTACCGGAGGAAGGGCCTTTTGGAGAGGAGGTCCGGTTCCTGAAGGAAATATTGGCGGATAAGCGTTTGGCGGCGCTGTCATTGACCCGGCTGGGTTCCCTCGATCATCTTTTCCGGAATGTGCTGCGCCCCGAATTGGAAAAGCTGCTGCAATGCATTTATGCGCTCGATGTCAACATTGCCGTCGGCAACGTCGCCCGGGAAAAAGGGTTTTCGTATGCCAAGGCGTTGCCAAAGGAGTGCCGGACTTTTAATGCCACCGCGTTGAGACACCCGGGTATCGACAAGGCCGTTGCCAATCCCCTGTCCCTTGACGGGGAAAACAATATGCTTTTCCTCACCGGGGCCAACATGGCGGGTAAGTCCACCTTTATGAAATCCTTTGGCATCGCGGTTTACCTCGGGCATATCGGCTTCCCGGTGGCTGCTGAAAACATGGTCTTTTCGGTCCGGGACGGTCTGTATTCCTCGATCAACGTCCCTGATAACCTCAGCCTGGGGTATAGCCACTTCTATGCGGAGGTCCTAAGGGTCAAACAGGTCGCGGAAGAAGTCAGCGCCGGTAAGGACCTGGTCGTCATCTTTGACGAGCTCTTCAAGGGTACGAACGTCAAGGACGCCTACGATGCCACCCTGGCCGTGACAGAAGCACTTTCAGCCTACCGGAACTGTCTGTTCTTGATCTCCACCCACATCACCGAAGTGGGAGAAACCCTGGGACAGCGCCTCGACAACCTGCGGTTCGTGTATTTGCCCACGCAGATGGACGGCCCGATCCCGCGCTATACGTATCGGCTGGAGCCAGGTATTTCGGCGGATAGACATGGCATGCTCATCATCGAAAACGAACAAATTTTAAACCTGATTACATGA
- a CDS encoding HPr family phosphocarrier protein, which produces MIAKEYVISAPEGIHARPATGLVRLAKQFQSVINLKKGDRIVRLNSLLNILSLAAKGGETITLLIEGEDEETAASALDKFFADI; this is translated from the coding sequence ATGATCGCCAAAGAGTATGTAATCAGCGCCCCTGAAGGGATACACGCCCGCCCGGCCACAGGGCTGGTCCGGCTGGCCAAACAATTCCAATCCGTGATCAACCTGAAAAAAGGAGACAGGATTGTCCGGCTCAACAGCCTGCTGAACATCCTTTCGCTGGCCGCGAAAGGCGGGGAGACCATCACTCTCCTGATCGAAGGGGAAGACGAAGAGACGGCTGCCTCAGCACTAGATAAATTTTTCGCCGATATATGA
- a CDS encoding TlpA disulfide reductase family protein has translation MKKFFCFFFQLAVPMALFAQTFTIHGTLRNMTAGEIYLLYAKDGQRTLDSVSVTDGAYVFHGEVSDEGPAYLLDRSPNQGIPLHEPHFAQIYLTPGVLTVAHTDSFSNTAFTGSELNTQFKGLQDAEKPYSQREADLVTRYQAAHAAGDTAAMAALEKENEQLRAETNTVYGAFARQHPASPLALYALGQYASRDMDPDKLQPIFDGLNASIKGSRQGKAFGERLDIAAKTAVGKPAPDFTQNDTAGNPVTLSSFKGKYVLLDFWASWCRPCRMENPNLVGVYAQYHPKGFAILSVSLDRSGDRDKWLAAIQMDHLSWTQVSDLQFWNNAVAKQYGVNAIPQNFLIDPQGRIIGKNLRGEELEKRLAGIFLN, from the coding sequence ATGAAGAAGTTCTTCTGTTTTTTCTTCCAATTAGCCGTCCCCATGGCTTTATTTGCACAGACATTTACGATACACGGCACCCTCCGGAACATGACCGCCGGCGAGATTTACCTGCTCTATGCCAAGGACGGTCAGCGCACATTGGACAGCGTATCCGTAACAGATGGCGCTTACGTATTCCATGGGGAAGTGTCCGATGAAGGACCCGCCTATTTGCTCGATAGGTCTCCCAACCAGGGGATCCCGCTCCATGAACCCCATTTTGCACAAATCTACCTGACACCGGGTGTGTTGACGGTCGCCCACACCGATTCATTTTCCAATACTGCTTTTACCGGTTCAGAGCTCAACACCCAGTTCAAAGGTCTCCAGGATGCGGAAAAGCCTTACAGCCAGCGCGAGGCCGACCTGGTCACCCGGTACCAGGCCGCCCATGCCGCCGGGGACACCGCTGCCATGGCCGCCCTGGAAAAAGAAAACGAGCAACTGCGCGCGGAAACCAACACGGTATATGGGGCATTTGCCCGTCAACACCCGGCTTCCCCCCTGGCCTTGTATGCCCTCGGGCAATATGCCTCCCGGGATATGGACCCGGATAAGTTACAACCGATCTTCGATGGCCTGAACGCATCCATAAAGGGATCCAGGCAGGGAAAGGCCTTTGGGGAACGCCTGGACATCGCCGCAAAAACCGCCGTCGGCAAACCGGCCCCGGACTTTACCCAAAACGATACGGCGGGCAATCCGGTCACACTTTCTTCCTTCAAAGGCAAATACGTCCTGCTGGATTTCTGGGCCAGTTGGTGCAGACCCTGCCGCATGGAGAACCCGAACCTGGTAGGGGTCTATGCCCAATACCACCCCAAAGGTTTTGCGATCCTGAGCGTATCCCTCGACCGCTCCGGCGACCGGGATAAATGGCTCGCCGCCATTCAAATGGACCACCTTTCCTGGACACAGGTTTCCGACCTCCAATTCTGGAACAACGCGGTGGCGAAGCAATATGGGGTCAACGCCATCCCGCAGAATTTCCTAATCGACCCGCAGGGGAGGATTATCGGGAAGAACCTTCGGGGGGAGGAGCTTGAGAAGAGGCTGGCGGGGATTTTCTTGAATTAA